Proteins encoded in a region of the Pseudomonas shahriarae genome:
- a CDS encoding DMT family transporter: MTPRTALGALHIGALMFGLTGVFGKLAAASPSIIVFGRAAFAVLALALFARFASNTPWHKLYSADLRRLLLSGLLLAGHWVSFFIAVKVAGVAIATLGFTTFPAFTVILEGLIFRERIRANEMVLVVLVSVGLVLVTPDFDLASQATSGLVWAVVSGLLFSLLSLNNRASASIPPVQAALCQNVVVALCLLPVAAPGLAEVRALDWLWIGLLGVFCTGLAHSLFVASLKVLKARTAAVVFAMEPVYGITVAWLLFSETPTLRMLLGGVLIIAAIVVSGLMSRPVKARQPTAAA, encoded by the coding sequence ATGACCCCGCGCACTGCCCTCGGCGCCCTGCACATTGGTGCATTAATGTTTGGCCTCACCGGCGTCTTCGGCAAGCTCGCCGCCGCCTCGCCGAGCATTATCGTGTTTGGCCGCGCCGCCTTCGCCGTGCTAGCCCTGGCATTGTTCGCCCGCTTCGCCAGCAACACGCCCTGGCACAAGCTGTACAGCGCCGACCTGCGGCGCCTGCTGCTCAGCGGCTTGCTGCTGGCCGGGCACTGGGTGAGTTTCTTTATTGCGGTAAAAGTGGCCGGCGTGGCGATTGCGACGCTGGGTTTCACCACGTTCCCGGCGTTTACGGTGATCCTCGAAGGGCTGATCTTTCGCGAGCGGATCCGCGCCAATGAAATGGTGCTGGTGGTGCTGGTCAGCGTCGGCCTGGTGCTGGTCACCCCGGACTTCGACCTCGCTAGCCAAGCCACCAGCGGCCTGGTCTGGGCCGTGGTCTCGGGCCTGCTGTTCTCGCTGCTGTCATTGAACAACCGGGCCAGCGCCAGCATCCCGCCCGTGCAGGCGGCCTTGTGCCAGAACGTGGTAGTCGCCCTGTGCCTGCTGCCCGTCGCGGCCCCAGGCCTCGCAGAAGTACGCGCCCTGGACTGGTTGTGGATCGGCCTGCTGGGGGTGTTCTGTACCGGCCTGGCCCACAGTTTGTTTGTCGCCAGCCTCAAGGTGCTCAAGGCGCGCACCGCTGCTGTGGTATTCGCCATGGAGCCGGTGTATGGCATCACCGTGGCCTGGCTGCTGTTCAGCGAAACCCCGACCCTGCGCATGCTGCTGGGCGGTGTGCTGATTATTGCCGCCATAGTCGTCTCAGGCTTGATGAGCCGCCCTGTCAAGGCCAGGCAACCGACGGCCGCGGCCTGA
- the phhA gene encoding phenylalanine 4-monooxygenase, with protein sequence MKQTHYVAREPDAQGFIHYPPEEHAVWNTLITRQLKVIEGRACQEYLDGIDKLGLPHDRIPQLAEINKVLAETTGWQVARVPALIPFQTFFELLANKQFPVATFIRTREELDYLQEPDIFHEIFGHCPLLTNPWFAEFTHTYGKLGLAATKEQRVYLARLYWMTIEFGLVDTPQGRRIYGGGILSSPKETVYCLSDEPEHQAFDPLEAMRTPYRIDILQPLYFALPNLKRLFEVAQEDIMGMVERGMQLGLHAPKFPPKPKAA encoded by the coding sequence ATGAAACAGACGCACTACGTGGCCCGCGAGCCCGATGCGCAAGGTTTTATCCACTACCCGCCCGAAGAACACGCGGTGTGGAACACCCTGATCACCCGTCAACTGAAAGTGATCGAGGGTCGCGCCTGCCAGGAATACCTGGATGGCATCGACAAGCTCGGCCTGCCCCATGACCGTATTCCGCAACTCGCCGAAATCAACAAAGTGCTGGCCGAAACCACTGGCTGGCAGGTGGCGCGGGTGCCGGCGCTGATCCCCTTCCAGACCTTCTTTGAATTGCTCGCCAACAAGCAGTTTCCGGTGGCGACCTTTATTCGTACCCGTGAAGAGCTGGATTACCTGCAAGAACCGGATATTTTCCACGAGATTTTCGGCCACTGCCCACTGCTGACCAACCCCTGGTTCGCCGAATTCACCCACACCTACGGCAAGCTCGGCCTGGCGGCCACCAAGGAGCAGCGCGTGTACCTGGCGCGCCTGTACTGGATGACCATTGAGTTTGGCCTGGTGGACACCCCCCAAGGCCGGCGCATCTACGGTGGCGGTATTTTGTCGTCACCGAAAGAGACGGTGTACTGCCTGTCGGATGAGCCCGAGCATCAGGCCTTCGACCCGCTGGAAGCCATGCGCACGCCGTATCGCATCGACATCCTGCAGCCGCTGTATTTCGCCCTGCCCAACCTCAAGCGCCTGTTCGAAGTGGCGCAGGAAGACATCATGGGCATGGTCGAGCGCGGCATGCAGCTGGGGTTGCATGCGCCAAAGTTCCCCCCCAAGCCCAAGGCGGCTTGA
- a CDS encoding amino acid aminotransferase, with product MHFAAIGRVPGDPILGLMESYARDTNPQKFDLGVGVYKDAQGLTPILQAVKRAEQRLVDQQTTKTYIGGHGDPAFGRLISELVLGAGSALLKAHRTGATQTPGGTGALRLSADFIAHSLPGRGVWLSNPTWPIHETIFAKAGLKVSHYPYVGSDNRLDVPAMLATLATVPEGDVVLLHACCHNPTGFDLSQDDWRQVLQIVRERQLLPLIDFAYQGFGDGLEQDAWAVRLFADELPEVLITSSCSKNFGLYSDRVGALIVCANDAEKLLDVRSQLAFIARNLWSTPPDHGAAVVATILGDRELKQLWSSEVEGMRSRIAQLRSGLVEALAPHGLSERFAHVGVQRGMFSYTGLSAEQVKQLREKHSVYMVSSGRANVAGIDETRLGLLADAIAHVCKP from the coding sequence ATGCATTTCGCCGCGATTGGCCGGGTGCCCGGTGATCCGATCCTGGGGCTGATGGAATCCTATGCCAGGGACACCAACCCGCAAAAGTTCGACCTGGGCGTGGGCGTCTATAAAGATGCCCAGGGCCTGACCCCGATCCTGCAGGCGGTCAAACGCGCCGAGCAGCGCCTGGTCGACCAGCAAACCACCAAGACTTACATCGGCGGGCATGGCGACCCGGCTTTCGGCCGCCTGATCAGTGAATTGGTGCTGGGCGCCGGTTCCGCGCTGCTCAAGGCACACCGCACGGGCGCCACGCAAACCCCAGGTGGCACCGGCGCCCTGCGCCTGAGCGCCGATTTTATCGCCCACAGCCTGCCAGGCCGTGGCGTGTGGCTGAGCAACCCGACGTGGCCGATCCACGAAACCATCTTCGCCAAGGCCGGGCTCAAGGTCAGCCACTACCCCTATGTGGGCAGTGATAACCGCCTGGACGTGCCGGCCATGCTCGCCACCCTGGCCACCGTGCCCGAGGGCGACGTGGTGCTGCTGCATGCCTGCTGCCATAACCCTACCGGTTTCGACCTGTCCCAGGACGACTGGCGCCAGGTCCTGCAGATCGTGCGCGAGCGCCAACTGCTGCCGCTGATCGACTTCGCCTATCAGGGTTTTGGCGATGGCCTGGAGCAGGACGCGTGGGCGGTGCGCTTGTTTGCCGATGAACTGCCTGAGGTGCTGATCACCAGCTCCTGCTCGAAGAATTTCGGCTTGTACAGCGACCGCGTCGGCGCGCTGATTGTGTGTGCCAACGATGCCGAGAAACTGCTGGATGTGCGCAGCCAGCTGGCGTTTATCGCGCGCAACCTGTGGTCGACACCGCCGGATCATGGCGCTGCCGTGGTCGCGACCATCCTCGGTGATAGGGAGCTCAAACAGCTGTGGAGCAGCGAAGTCGAAGGCATGCGCTCGCGTATCGCGCAATTGCGTTCGGGCCTGGTCGAAGCGCTGGCGCCCCACGGGCTGTCTGAGCGTTTTGCCCATGTCGGCGTGCAGCGCGGGATGTTTTCCTATACCGGCTTGAGCGCCGAACAGGTGAAACAGCTGCGAGAAAAACACAGCGTGTACATGGTCAGTTCCGGGCGGGCCAACGTGGCCGGGATTGATGAGACGCGCCTGGGGTTGCTTGCCGATGCCATTGCGCACGTATGTAAACCCTAA
- a CDS encoding 4a-hydroxytetrahydrobiopterin dehydratase has translation MTTLNQAHCEACRADAPQVSDEELPALIKQIPDWNIEVRDGVMQLEKVFLFKNFKFALAFTNAMGEISEAEGHHPGLLTEWGKVTVTWWSHSIKGLHRNDFIMAARTDEVAKDAEGRK, from the coding sequence ATGACCACCTTGAACCAAGCCCATTGCGAAGCCTGCCGCGCCGATGCCCCACAAGTCAGCGACGAAGAACTGCCGGCGCTGATCAAGCAGATCCCCGACTGGAACATCGAAGTGCGCGACGGCGTGATGCAACTGGAAAAAGTATTCCTGTTCAAGAACTTCAAATTCGCCCTGGCCTTTACCAACGCCATGGGCGAAATCTCCGAGGCTGAAGGTCATCACCCTGGCCTGCTGACCGAATGGGGCAAAGTCACCGTGACCTGGTGGAGCCACTCCATCAAGGGCCTGCACCGCAACGACTTCATCATGGCCGCACGCACTGACGAAGTGGCCAAGGACGCCGAGGGCCGCAAGTAA
- a CDS encoding flagellar basal body rod protein FlgF yields the protein MDKYLYVAMTGASQNALAQKAHANNLANISTNGFQRDLEQARSMPVFGDSFPARAFALTERPGTDFSPGSMVETGRDLDVAVGGDGWIAVQTPDGGEAYVRTASMNIDALGVLRAGNGMPIMGNGGPISVPPEQKVEVGEDGTISIRAMGEGPRVMAEVDRIKLVKPDLANMTKGLDGAVHTKDGQPAVADASVKVNSGFLQSSNVNAVEEMTAVLALSKQFELHVKMMNSAKEDDQAMTRVMQMS from the coding sequence GTGGACAAATACCTTTATGTGGCAATGACCGGCGCCAGCCAGAATGCTCTGGCGCAAAAGGCCCATGCCAACAACCTGGCGAACATTTCCACCAACGGTTTTCAGCGTGACCTGGAGCAGGCCCGTTCGATGCCGGTGTTTGGTGACAGCTTTCCGGCGCGGGCGTTTGCCCTGACCGAGCGTCCTGGTACCGATTTTTCTCCGGGTTCGATGGTCGAGACCGGCCGTGACCTGGACGTTGCCGTCGGCGGCGATGGTTGGATCGCCGTGCAAACCCCCGATGGCGGCGAAGCCTACGTGCGCACCGCGAGCATGAATATCGACGCACTGGGCGTGCTGCGGGCCGGCAACGGCATGCCGATCATGGGCAATGGCGGGCCGATTTCGGTGCCACCCGAGCAGAAGGTCGAAGTCGGCGAAGACGGCACCATCAGCATCCGCGCCATGGGCGAAGGCCCACGGGTGATGGCAGAGGTGGACCGCATCAAGCTGGTCAAGCCGGACCTGGCCAATATGACCAAGGGCCTGGATGGCGCGGTCCACACCAAGGACGGCCAGCCGGCGGTGGCCGATGCCAGCGTCAAGGTGAATTCGGGCTTCCTGCAGTCGAGCAACGTCAATGCCGTCGAAGAAATGACGGCGGTGCTGGCCCTGTCCAAGCAGTTCGAATTGCACGTGAAAATGATGAACAGCGCCAAAGAAGACGACCAGGCCATGACTCGCGTCATGCAGATGAGCTGA
- a CDS encoding sigma-54-dependent transcriptional regulator — protein MRIKVHCQNRIGILRDILNLLVEYGVNVAKGEVGGEHGNAIYLYCPNLVNMQFQALRPQFEAIAGVFGVKRVGLMPSERRHMELNALLGALEFPVLSIDMGGSIVAANRAAAQLLGVRVDEVPGIPLSRYAEDFDLPELVRASKSRINGLRVKVKGDVFLADIAPLQSSEHDDSEAMAGAVLTLHRADRVGERIYNVRKQELRGFDSIFQSSKVMAAVVREARRMAPLDAPLLIEGETGTGKELLARACHLASPRGQSPLMALNCAGLPESMAETELFGYGPGAFEGARAEGKLGLLELTAGGTLFLDGVGEMSARLQVKLLRFLQDGCFRRVGSDEEVYLDVRVICATQVDLSELCARSEFRQDLYHRLNVLSLHIPPLRECLDGLPPLVEHFIDQASRLIGCPLPKLAPAAMERLSHYHWPGNVRQLENVLFQAVSLCEGGTIKAEHIRLPDYGVRQPLGDFSLEGGLEEIVGRFEKAVLESLYAEHPSSRLLGKRLGVSHTTIANKLRDYEVLKADK, from the coding sequence ATGCGTATCAAAGTGCATTGCCAGAACCGCATCGGCATCCTGCGGGATATCCTCAACCTGCTGGTGGAGTACGGGGTCAACGTGGCCAAGGGCGAGGTTGGCGGCGAACATGGCAATGCCATCTACCTGTACTGCCCGAACCTGGTGAATATGCAATTCCAGGCCCTGCGCCCGCAGTTCGAGGCGATTGCCGGGGTGTTTGGCGTCAAGCGGGTAGGGCTGATGCCCAGCGAGCGTCGGCACATGGAACTCAACGCCTTGCTGGGGGCGTTGGAATTCCCGGTGCTGTCCATCGACATGGGCGGCTCGATTGTCGCGGCCAACCGCGCGGCGGCGCAGTTGCTCGGGGTGCGGGTGGACGAAGTGCCGGGGATTCCCCTGTCACGCTACGCCGAGGACTTCGACCTGCCGGAGCTGGTGCGTGCCAGCAAGTCGCGGATCAATGGCCTGCGGGTCAAGGTCAAGGGCGACGTGTTTCTCGCCGACATCGCCCCGCTGCAATCCTCCGAACATGACGACAGCGAAGCCATGGCCGGCGCCGTACTGACTCTGCACCGCGCCGACCGGGTCGGTGAGCGCATCTACAATGTACGCAAGCAGGAGCTGCGAGGCTTCGACAGCATTTTCCAGAGCTCTAAAGTGATGGCGGCGGTGGTGCGTGAAGCCCGGCGCATGGCCCCCCTCGATGCGCCCCTATTAATAGAAGGCGAAACCGGCACCGGTAAAGAATTGTTGGCGCGCGCCTGTCACCTGGCCAGCCCACGTGGGCAGTCGCCGTTGATGGCACTCAATTGCGCGGGGTTACCGGAGTCGATGGCCGAGACCGAGCTGTTCGGCTACGGCCCTGGCGCGTTTGAAGGGGCGCGGGCGGAGGGCAAGTTGGGGCTGCTGGAACTGACGGCGGGCGGTACGTTGTTTCTGGATGGCGTGGGTGAAATGAGCGCGCGATTGCAGGTGAAATTGCTGCGCTTTCTGCAGGACGGCTGCTTCCGGCGCGTGGGCAGTGATGAAGAGGTTTACCTGGATGTGCGAGTGATTTGCGCGACCCAGGTGGATTTATCGGAATTGTGTGCCCGTAGCGAGTTTCGCCAGGACTTGTATCACCGGCTCAATGTGTTGTCGTTGCATATCCCGCCGCTGCGCGAATGCCTCGACGGTTTACCGCCACTGGTCGAGCACTTTATCGACCAGGCCAGCCGTCTGATTGGCTGCCCGCTGCCCAAGCTGGCGCCGGCGGCCATGGAGCGCCTCAGCCACTACCATTGGCCGGGCAATGTGCGGCAGTTGGAAAACGTGCTGTTCCAGGCGGTGTCGCTGTGTGAGGGCGGCACGATCAAGGCTGAACATATTCGCTTGCCGGACTACGGCGTGCGTCAGCCGCTTGGCGACTTTTCCCTGGAGGGTGGCTTGGAGGAGATCGTCGGGCGGTTTGAAAAGGCCGTGCTCGAAAGCCTGTATGCCGAGCATCCCAGCAGTCGCTTGCTGGGTAAGCGCCTGGGCGTGTCCCACACCACTATCGCCAATAAATTGCGCGATTACGAAGTGCTCAAGGCCGACAAATAA
- a CDS encoding patatin-like phospholipase family protein, whose translation MRRLLSCLLLCLLPVFVHAVEAPRPKIGLVLSGGAARGLAHIGVLKALEEQGIHIDAIAGTSMGAVIGGLYASGYKIDELEKLALSIDWQLALSDAPPREDVPFRRKQDDRDFLIKQKLSFRDDGSLGLPLGVIQGQNLALLLESMFAHSSNTRDFDKLPIPFRAVATDITSGEKVVFRKGHLPQVIRASMSIPAVFAPVELDGRLLVDGGMTDNIPLDVAREMGVDVAIVVDIGTPLRSRKQLTTVVDVLNQSITLMTRRNSEEQLKALHAGDVLIQPPLAAYGVTDFGRAKDMIDAGYRATRALDTRLARLRPTGSVDAELTAARTPGQRNPTITAIKVENDSKVGDDVIRYYIRQPIGEPLNLARLQSDMGTLYGLDYFEQVQYRVVKKGPDNTLVISARGKRSGTDYLRLGLNLSDDMRGDSAFNLGASYRINGINRLGAEWLTRVQIGDRQELYSEFYQPMDTGSRYFVAPYISAQAQNVELILDNDPISEYRLERYGFGLNVGRQIGNSGEIRFGVGEAWGKADVRIGDRDLPSVSFSEGFYELKYSFDSLDNVYFPHTGEDIGLAYREFEPGLGSDQRYRQWEFKLDKAMSHGPDTLVLGGRYGRTLDNSDVVISSFLLGGARQLSGFRQDAISGQNISLMRAVYYRRLTPRSYLPLDFPLYLGASLERGRAWNNDNEFDSGYINAASIFLGFDTPLGPLNFSYGFNDDNQKAVYLNLGQTF comes from the coding sequence ATGCGCCGCCTGTTGTCCTGCCTGTTGCTGTGCCTACTCCCTGTCTTTGTCCACGCCGTGGAAGCCCCGCGCCCGAAAATCGGCCTGGTGCTCTCCGGCGGCGCTGCCCGCGGCCTGGCCCACATCGGTGTGCTCAAGGCCCTGGAAGAGCAAGGCATCCACATCGACGCGATTGCCGGCACCAGCATGGGCGCGGTGATTGGCGGGCTGTACGCATCAGGCTACAAGATCGATGAACTGGAAAAGCTCGCCCTGAGCATCGACTGGCAGTTGGCACTGTCCGATGCCCCGCCCAGGGAAGACGTGCCGTTCCGGCGCAAACAGGATGACCGGGACTTCCTGATCAAGCAGAAACTGAGTTTTCGCGATGACGGCAGCCTGGGCCTGCCCCTGGGCGTGATCCAGGGCCAGAACCTGGCGCTGCTGCTGGAGAGCATGTTCGCCCACAGCAGCAACACCCGCGACTTCGACAAGCTGCCGATTCCATTCCGCGCCGTGGCCACTGACATCACCAGCGGCGAAAAAGTGGTGTTTCGCAAGGGCCATCTGCCCCAGGTGATTCGCGCCAGCATGTCGATCCCCGCAGTGTTCGCCCCGGTGGAGCTGGACGGCCGGCTGCTGGTGGATGGCGGCATGACCGACAACATCCCCCTGGATGTGGCGCGTGAGATGGGGGTCGATGTCGCCATTGTGGTGGATATCGGCACGCCCTTGCGCAGCCGCAAGCAATTGACGACGGTGGTGGATGTGCTCAACCAGTCCATCACCCTGATGACCCGCCGAAATTCCGAAGAACAACTCAAGGCCCTGCACGCAGGCGATGTGCTGATCCAGCCACCATTGGCCGCGTATGGCGTGACCGATTTTGGCCGCGCCAAGGACATGATCGACGCCGGCTACCGCGCCACCCGCGCGCTGGATACCCGCCTGGCACGCCTGCGCCCAACCGGGTCCGTGGACGCCGAACTGACCGCCGCCCGCACGCCGGGCCAGCGCAACCCGACGATTACCGCAATCAAGGTGGAGAACGACTCGAAAGTCGGCGACGACGTGATCCGCTACTACATCCGCCAACCCATTGGCGAGCCCCTGAACCTGGCGCGCCTGCAATCGGATATGGGCACCCTGTACGGCCTGGATTACTTCGAACAGGTGCAATACCGCGTGGTGAAAAAAGGCCCGGACAACACCCTGGTCATCAGCGCGCGCGGCAAACGCAGCGGCACCGACTACCTGCGCCTGGGGCTCAACCTGTCCGATGACATGCGCGGCGACAGCGCCTTCAACCTCGGCGCCAGCTACCGCATCAACGGCATCAACCGCCTCGGCGCCGAATGGCTGACCCGGGTGCAGATCGGTGATCGCCAGGAGCTGTACAGCGAGTTCTACCAGCCGATGGATACCGGCTCCCGCTATTTCGTCGCCCCCTATATCAGCGCCCAGGCGCAGAACGTCGAACTGATCCTGGATAACGACCCGATCTCCGAGTACCGCCTGGAGCGCTATGGTTTTGGCTTGAACGTCGGCCGGCAGATCGGCAACAGCGGCGAAATCCGCTTCGGTGTCGGCGAGGCCTGGGGCAAGGCCGATGTGCGCATTGGCGACCGCGACCTACCAAGCGTGAGCTTCAGCGAGGGCTTCTACGAACTGAAGTACTCGTTCGACTCCCTGGATAACGTGTACTTCCCCCATACCGGCGAAGACATTGGCCTGGCCTACCGCGAATTCGAACCCGGCCTGGGCTCCGACCAGCGCTACCGGCAATGGGAGTTCAAGCTGGACAAGGCCATGAGCCACGGCCCGGACACCCTGGTATTGGGCGGTCGCTACGGGCGCACTCTGGACAATTCAGACGTGGTGATTTCCAGCTTCCTGCTGGGCGGTGCGCGGCAGCTGTCAGGGTTCCGCCAGGATGCGATTTCCGGGCAGAACATCAGCCTGATGCGCGCCGTCTACTACCGCCGCCTGACCCCACGCTCGTACCTGCCGCTGGACTTCCCACTGTACCTGGGCGCCTCCCTGGAACGGGGGCGGGCGTGGAACAACGACAATGAATTCGACAGTGGCTATATCAATGCCGCGAGCATCTTCCTCGGGTTTGATACACCGCTGGGGCCGTTGAATTTCAGTTATGGGTTCAATGATGACAATCAGAAGGCGGTGTATCTGAATCTTGGGCAGACGTTCTAA
- a CDS encoding helix-turn-helix transcriptional regulator, which yields MRPTLTLRHYTHDLIAHSHDHAQLVFGLAGRLDFEVEGIGGEICPQGVMVLPFSAHHACGSPQGSHCLVLDVPDEQWMVQSLGEHADASRRLLDRPARVSLDSRQGQLVNWLASGALDDPLIAQQGAVLLLATLNGQPPAHTGARRLPYGAFNAHIDQHAAYPLQVADLARLADMSVARLHARFVTECGLTPMDYIRNRRLHMARGLLRDSHLPIGEIAARVGYASQSAFAAAMLREFGSSPGALRRLDKRR from the coding sequence ATGAGACCGACCCTCACGCTGCGCCATTACACCCACGACCTGATTGCCCATAGCCATGACCATGCGCAACTGGTGTTCGGCCTGGCCGGCCGCCTGGATTTCGAGGTGGAAGGCATCGGCGGCGAAATTTGCCCGCAAGGGGTGATGGTCCTGCCCTTCTCCGCCCATCACGCCTGCGGCAGCCCCCAGGGCAGCCACTGCCTGGTACTGGATGTGCCCGACGAACAGTGGATGGTGCAATCCTTGGGCGAGCACGCGGATGCCAGTCGCCGCCTGCTGGATCGGCCGGCGCGGGTGAGCCTGGATAGCCGCCAGGGCCAGTTGGTCAACTGGCTGGCGAGCGGCGCACTGGATGACCCCTTGATCGCCCAACAAGGTGCGGTGCTGCTACTGGCCACGCTCAATGGCCAGCCACCCGCCCACACCGGCGCACGACGCCTGCCCTATGGCGCCTTCAATGCCCATATCGACCAGCATGCGGCCTACCCGCTGCAGGTCGCGGATCTGGCACGGCTGGCGGATATGTCCGTCGCCCGCCTGCACGCACGCTTTGTCACCGAATGCGGGCTGACCCCCATGGACTACATCCGCAATCGTCGCCTGCACATGGCCCGTGGCTTGCTGCGCGACAGCCACCTGCCGATTGGTGAGATCGCCGCGCGGGTTGGCTATGCCTCGCAAAGTGCGTTTGCCGCCGCCATGTTGCGCGAGTTCGGCAGCTCGCCCGGAGCCTTGCGTCGACTCGACAAGCGGCGCTAG
- a CDS encoding SelT/SelW/SelH family protein yields the protein MSTAKPEIVITYCTQCQWLLRAAWLAQELLSTFADDLGKVALEPATGGAFRITCDGVQIWERKADGGFPEAKVLKQRVRDQIDPQRDLGHNDRAS from the coding sequence ATGTCCACTGCCAAGCCTGAGATTGTCATCACCTATTGCACCCAATGCCAGTGGCTGCTGCGCGCTGCGTGGCTGGCCCAGGAACTGTTGAGCACCTTTGCCGATGACCTCGGCAAAGTGGCGCTGGAGCCGGCGACCGGCGGGGCGTTTCGAATCACGTGCGACGGTGTACAGATCTGGGAGCGCAAGGCCGATGGCGGGTTCCCGGAGGCCAAGGTGCTCAAGCAGCGGGTGCGCGACCAGATTGATCCGCAGCGAGACCTGGGGCACAACGACCGCGCCTCGTAA
- a CDS encoding MarR family transcriptional regulator, which produces MPLTDQHRFGMQLAQMSRGWRAELDRRLAGLGLSQARWLVLLHLARFEEAPTQRELAQSVGVEGPTLARLLDSLESQGLVQRQAVLEDRRAKRIVLCDPARPLIDQIETIATALRQELFVGVDEEDMRVCMRVHGHILANLEKT; this is translated from the coding sequence ATGCCGTTAACCGATCAACACCGTTTTGGCATGCAGTTGGCGCAAATGTCCCGTGGCTGGCGCGCCGAGTTGGATCGCCGTCTGGCAGGGCTTGGGCTGTCCCAGGCCCGTTGGCTGGTGCTGCTGCATCTGGCCCGCTTTGAAGAAGCGCCGACCCAGCGTGAGCTGGCCCAGAGCGTCGGGGTGGAAGGGCCCACATTGGCGCGTCTGCTCGACAGCCTGGAAAGCCAGGGCCTGGTGCAACGCCAGGCTGTGCTAGAAGACCGGCGCGCCAAGCGCATTGTGTTGTGTGATCCGGCAAGGCCGCTGATTGATCAGATCGAGACCATTGCCACGGCTTTGCGCCAGGAGCTTTTTGTGGGGGTCGATGAGGAGGATATGCGGGTGTGCATGCGGGTGCATGGGCATATCCTGGCGAACCTGGAAAAGACCTGA
- a CDS encoding UDP-2,3-diacylglucosamine diphosphatase — protein sequence MTSAELAKPSRKQRVRTLWISDVHLGTRDCQAEHLSQFLKGYHADKVYLVGDIIDGWKLRSGMYWPQAHTNVIRRLLTMSKRGTEVIYVTGNHDEFLRRYSKLILGNIQLVDEAVHVTADGRHLLVIHGDQFDVITRYHRWLAFLGDSAYEFTLTLNRWLNHWRARYGYGYWSLSAYLKHKVKTAVSFISDFEEAIAHEVTKRELHGVVCGHIHHAEIRKVGEVDYLNCGDWVESCTALIEHWDGHIELYRLADAQAKEAQVKAEMVAG from the coding sequence ATGACCAGCGCCGAGCTCGCCAAACCCAGCCGCAAGCAACGGGTTCGTACCCTGTGGATCTCCGACGTGCACCTGGGCACCCGGGACTGCCAGGCCGAACATCTGTCGCAGTTCCTCAAGGGCTACCACGCCGACAAGGTGTACCTGGTGGGCGATATCATCGACGGCTGGAAACTGCGCAGCGGCATGTACTGGCCCCAGGCCCACACCAACGTGATCCGCCGCCTGCTGACCATGAGCAAGCGTGGCACCGAGGTGATCTACGTCACCGGCAACCACGACGAGTTCCTGCGCCGCTATTCAAAGCTGATCCTGGGCAATATCCAACTGGTGGACGAAGCGGTGCATGTGACTGCCGATGGCCGGCATCTGCTGGTGATCCACGGCGACCAGTTCGACGTAATCACCCGGTACCACCGCTGGCTGGCGTTTCTTGGCGATTCGGCCTACGAGTTCACCCTGACCCTCAACCGCTGGCTGAACCACTGGCGGGCGCGTTATGGCTATGGCTACTGGTCGCTGTCGGCGTACCTCAAGCATAAGGTGAAGACAGCGGTGAGCTTTATCAGCGATTTCGAGGAAGCCATCGCCCATGAAGTGACCAAGCGCGAGCTGCACGGCGTGGTGTGCGGGCATATCCACCATGCGGAGATTCGCAAGGTGGGCGAGGTGGACTACCTCAATTGCGGGGATTGGGTGGAGTCGTGCACGGCATTGATCGAGCACTGGGATGGGCATATCGAGTTGTATCGGTTGGCGGATGCCCAGGCCAAGGAGGCGCAGGTCAAGGCCGAAATGGTTGCTGGCTGA